Part of the Ictalurus furcatus strain D&B chromosome 19, Billie_1.0, whole genome shotgun sequence genome, atatatatatatatatatatatatatatatatatatatatatatatatataaaagagttGAAGTAGTCTTTGAAGTGCACGATGATGTTATTTTGAgaattttttattgaaaaaaggaaaaacaaaggctctagtaataataatagtaatagtaagcgctagtaataataacattgtaaaaacacatttttatcacAAGGTGATGCCATATGATGAGAAGGTCTGCACACAGAAGgtattattctttttctttttttttcttctacaattttttttttttctcattacaAAATGTGGTTCAATGcaactctttttttcttgttgtttgtttcagtttaTTGGTGCCTGGGTGAGTAGTATATGTAGTctataaacattcattaaaatgttgttGTCATTATATCCAAGGCTATAAGTAGattacagtactttacagtacagtataataaACTGCTTTATTTGGGGCAACCTAACCCTtgttgttgcctttttttttttttttttttttttttaactttataaaagtacaaaaataaaaccaaacaagtCAACAACAGGATCTGAACATTCCAGTTAAAGTGCAATGCAGATGATGCAGAGTAAAGCCCTAAGATACAGTTTACATTTTTACTGATATAAAGTGCCAGTCAGGGTTCCATGCAAATGCTGTGCGTCCTGAATGTTGACAAAAGAGCGAAGCCTACACTTTTGGACAGGAGCACATTCACCTCTCCTCGGCCCCGCGGCCAGAGCTGccctctgctttttttttcagcctttgTGTCGTTTAAAATGCGCTCAGAGAAGCGGCTCCAGCAGATGTGACGTGGGCGGCGTTGTTTTCATTCACATCTCGCCATAGCAACACACAGAGGCCCGACAAATATGTCCCATAGTGCACTCTGACTGGATGCTCAGGGGTAAGGTATAGAAGGGAAAAGATgtgtggaataataataataataataataataataataataataataatatgcatttGTACCCTTGCATTTTCAAAGTAAGCTCATGGTTTCATTTCAGTTGAAAGTTTAGCAGggacaaaagaaaataaaaaatatattgaatgtTAAATGCAGACTCTAGCATTATTTGCTGTAGGCTTAATTCAATATTCAGTGTTTActgagtagtgagttgcagccTCTCCTGACTAATCAGCTCAAGAAACCTAACAAACACTGTGCGACTCGGAAAGCTAAACCAAGAGTTCGGATAATCTAAACTGACAGGCGAATTGAGATTTCACTTTCCATGCAATTTGAAGTTGAATGTTGCTGATTTTATATGGTTCAGAGTCTGTTTCCCCGTCACTCCTGATCCTCTCGGTGTTGGCCCGCAGCCTCGCGCAAAACTTCAAGCACCGTTCACCAGGAGCGCAAGTGGTTCTAGCATCTCGCGTGACCAATGAACGCGTCGCTGTCAGGGGCAACCGCGTCTGTCAAGCCTTTCTGTCCAATCACGAGCGGAGCGAGGGAGAAACGCAAGGCGCGCGCCTTCACTCGGCGCTGGGGAGCCGCCTGTGGCACAAAAAAGTAAGCGTGAAACGCGTCGACGCGAGCAAAGCCCCCctcgtctctccctctctgctctgtctctctcactctctctctcttcctgtgcCCTGCTGGAGGCGATGGCGACCGCGGCGTCCAACCACTACCGCCTCCTGACGTCGAGCGCGTCCGAAGCGGGAAGCATGCAGCAGGCGCCAGCTTACAGGGACGCGCCGAGCCTGCTGCACAGCGACTACACGACGCTCCAGAGCGCCGCCAACCCGCTCGGCCACGCGCACCAGTGGCTCGCGGCGCTCTCGCACGGCGACGGCTCTCCGTGGTCCGAGCAGGACATCAAGCCCGCGCTGCACGGCGACGCCGACGAGCTCCAGCACTCTCCGAGTCTGCAGccgcagcagcagcaacagcaacagcagcagcagcagcagcaacagtcGCGAGCGACTCATTTGGTGCACGAGGGCGCGCATCACCAGGATCATCACTGGAGGGCGAGCACAACGGCGCACATGGCCAGCATGACGAGTTCAAACGGACCGAGCATGATCTACTCGCAGCCGGGATACGGAGGCGAGCAGGGCATGCACCACCACGCAAATACCCTGAGCGAGGCGCACGAGGACGAACCGAGCCCGCGCATCAGCGAGCACGGCCACGCGCCGAGCCTCCGCCCGGGCCAGCACGAGCACTCGGACGAAGACGTGCCCACATCCGACGACCTGGAGCACTTCGCCAAGCAGTTCAAGCAGCGGCGCATCAAGCTCGGTTTCACGCAGGCCGACGTGGGCTTGGCGCTCGGCACGCTTTACGGCAACGTGTTCTCGCAGACCACGATTTGTAGATTCGAGGCGCTGCAGCTCAGCTTCAAGAACATGTGCAAGCTCAAGCCGCTGCTGAACAAGTGGCTCGAGGAGGCCGACTCCACTTCGGGCAGCCCCACGAGCCTGGACAAAATCGCCGCGCAGGGCAGGAAGAGGAAAAAGCGCACCTCCATCGAAGTGGGCGTCAAGGGCGCACTGGAGAGCCATTTCCTAAAGTGCCCTAAACCCGGTGCGGCTGAGATTAACGCTCTGGCGGACAGTCTGCAGCTGGACAAGGAGGTCGTGCGGGTCTGGTTCTGCAACAGGCGGCAAAAAGAGAAGCGGATGACGCCTCAGTGCGCTCCGTTAACCGACAACAAGGACGTGTACGGGGACACGCCGCCGCACCACGGCGATCGGACACCAGTTCCGTGATTTCGGGGGGCGGCGGGGGGAATTTCCGTGATTTTTATTCACCACCTGCACAAGCTCGGACCGTGTCTTTGTCTCCGCTACAACGGCCCATTCACGGTGGCCCGAGCCGCACGAGAGCCTACGTGACACCGCATAGGTGTTGCATGTTGTTGCCCGAACAATGCGGACAAGGGCGGGCGACGGGGACGCATGTGTCGCATAAGACGCTCGCGCTTCACGGAAACCCAAACAGGCGAGGGGCCATGACAAAAACAATACGCTTCATCCAAGCTTAGGAGCCCAAGGATGTGTGAAAGCACGTCACATCGGGTTGGAGCAGAGAGCTGGGGAAAGGGCGTTCAAACACGCCATCTTCCCGTCAGGGCCACAAAACGTGTCAACACGCGCCGATGCGTCTGCCgttcacttattattattattattattattattattattattattattattattattgagctaTGTTCCAAGCTGAGCTTAGACATGTAATGTGTTCAGTCTGCCTCTTTTGTGTAGTGCAGCCTGACGCTGGTGTTTAGGTCTTTGATCATAACAAAAGGCTGCTAAGTGCTGTTTCCCAACACTGCACACTGCAAACCAGTCCGGCTTTATGCAGGTCACGAATTCACACTGCTGGTGTGCCGAGCAGAAATCCTGGTCAATGTGAGGTATGATTACATACCAGCGTTAAGACACGTCTACACAAATGATGGCTCTGTGCATTACCTCGAAATCAGAAAATAGCAGCGAATAACACAACCCAGGCGTGCAGAATTAAATCAAGTGTCATTACAAGGACATTTggatttttatatgtttttattattagtagtagtagtagtagtagtatttatttatttatttatgttttaaaggGAATCTGGAAAatgtgggatttaaaaaaaaaaaaaaaaaaaaaaaaaaaaaaaggaggctaTAGGTCCTGATCATCATGGTATTGTCTGACAACAGATAACTGAAGATTTTGTTCATCTTAATTAAATGAAGACCAAATTTTGGAACATTTTGAAGGTAGGCCTAGGCCTTGGAGTCTTGTTTTTGTATAGGTTAATTAATTAAACGAaaccaaaatgattttttttttaaagaaaaacaaaaaagtcagaAATAGAATAATTTTTCaaagaataataatatgcaCAATAacaacatcaataataataataataataataataataataataataataggcaaATACGCTATTACTGACCACGTCTTACTGTGATGGATTTAAATGATCTATAAGCTCCTTATTGCAGCGTCACcctaatgtatatttatacttgtttgtgtttttgtatttatctCTTGTTTAGGCAACCAAATTGTTCCTTTGACCCTCACTGTCAACACAATGCGCCTTTTTCCTATACCTTCTTTTGACTGTCAATAGAAAATATCCGACACCAGCCCTGTGCTCAGTGGGAGGGGGGAATCTCATCTTTCTGATCACCAAAACAATTATTTGACACATCGAAAATAAGTTTGCTATAAGCTACTTGGGTcgcattattgttgttgttattatttttgtacgGTTTTGTCGATATTGTTTGTTCTTGTCCGCTTATCTTGGCGCAGCCAAAGCACAACTTCCGTGTAGCTCTAGAGCCTGTGAGACGAGCAGTGATTctggatttatttttgttattattattattattattttttattttattttatttttttttaataatacttgACTGACAACTTGCACAAtttttaatatcttttttttttgtcattaaagGAAATACTTGCTTTTACACAATATGCTAGTGCGTTAATTAACGGTAgtgatgtaaatattattattattattattattattattattattatttattaattaatttagaggttcacattttatctcatttcATATTCAGGTgtgctcatcatcatcatcatcatcatcatcatcatcatcatcatcatccctcAGACATGGCGTTTGAAATGTAAATGACTACAGACAGGCCATTTCTGTGCGTGTTTGCAGACATGCCAATATTCTGAAGAACAACATGCCAGTCTCGACATGACCTATAAGATAACGACAAAtaacgtaataataataatacacacagtAAATACTCGGTGTACTCCAGTGCTGAATGCCGCACAGTGTTTATAGCCTATATATGTCATGATGGACACCTTCC contains:
- the pou3f2a gene encoding POU domain, class 3, transcription factor 2a codes for the protein MATAASNHYRLLTSSASEAGSMQQAPAYRDAPSLLHSDYTTLQSAANPLGHAHQWLAALSHGDGSPWSEQDIKPALHGDADELQHSPSLQPQQQQQQQQQQQQQQSRATHLVHEGAHHQDHHWRASTTAHMASMTSSNGPSMIYSQPGYGGEQGMHHHANTLSEAHEDEPSPRISEHGHAPSLRPGQHEHSDEDVPTSDDLEHFAKQFKQRRIKLGFTQADVGLALGTLYGNVFSQTTICRFEALQLSFKNMCKLKPLLNKWLEEADSTSGSPTSLDKIAAQGRKRKKRTSIEVGVKGALESHFLKCPKPGAAEINALADSLQLDKEVVRVWFCNRRQKEKRMTPQCAPLTDNKDVYGDTPPHHGDRTPVP